From a single Gimesia fumaroli genomic region:
- a CDS encoding DUF1549 domain-containing protein: MSFDKFRTFAFYASVFCVFSCSHLFAANPPAAKGKVSFYQQVRPILQAQCVGCHHPRNPEGSYVVTEFSHLLKGGESETTAIVPGQPDKSYLVELITPEGNEAEMPKAKTPLSQDQITLIRTWIQQGAIDDSPQKIEYRFNKENPPTYSAPPVITSLAYSPDGKLLAVAGFHEVLLHAAEGNKLVGRLIGKSQRIESVQFSPDGKYLAVSGGTPAERGEIQIWDVAKQTLKKSIPLTYDTLYGASWSPDGKLLAFGCADNTVRAIEVETGKEVFYQNAHYDWVLDTVFSTDGSHIISVSRDRTTKLAELKTQRFIDNITSITPKALTGGLAAIDRHPTQDTILVGGADGVPKLYQVFRQSKRVIGDDANLVRSFPALKGRIFGVAIHPQGKQLVAVSSLNHTGELKVFSFDIGEKIPDDLVKILNKRVASRSAEEKKQVAESRTKSVKLVSEVKVPETGLYTVCYDPKGDVIATAGQDGQVRLYESQTGKLKTAFVPVPLQKDQPELVEKKGAAPKSKLVLVDVNQQKLPKEEFSNSDPLVKLEVQPATATIAKKYDTIQFLVTGHTKSGAKTDLTRLVKVALNKQDTIHVSPTGLVRALQPGITDVSFSLHGVKATAKITVAEFPADYSPDYWRDVAPAFTKMGCNSGLCHGANKGKDGFKLSLRGTDDLFDLRAFTDDLKSRRVNLASPEQSLILLKAIAEVPHKGGQVALAGDAHYQIVSSWIKDGTPLNKEAPRVASIKITPENPVVPRAGLLQQFRVLATYDNGEVRDVTSDSFIDCSNIEIAKMYHGGIAEVLRRGEAPLLARYQGKYAATTVTVMGDRSEFAWKQLPVHNYIDKLVDQKLKKTKTLPSGLCTDAEFIRRVYIDLTGLPPTIDDVKAFLADKRESKIKRNELIDRLLGSKEFVEHWTNKWADLLQVNRKYLGTEGSKLFRDWIRKSVAENVPYDQFAYQILSASGSNKEVPAASYFKIHRTPEDTMENTTHLFLSIRFNCNKCHDHPFERWTQDQYYETSAFFAQFDLKNAPESKGRTIGGTAVEGRKPLFEVVFDKKEGEMIHERTGAKAPPKFPYPAEFKAEQKDLSRRETLARWITSRDNQYFAKAYANRVWGYLTGTGLIEPIDDIRAGNPPSNPELLERLTADFLSHDFDIRHLMRVICQSRTYQLSIESNKWNEDDTINYSHAKARRLPAEVLYDSLCRVTGSLSNIPGVPAGTRAAELPDVGFKLKSDFLAKFGRAQRESPCECERSSGVQLGPVMALISGPTVGNAISDPNNALNKLVQEEKDDVALIDSIFLRVLNRPATEEEKQAGIKLIQQQIQSEHQALTKRLAAYEKGLPANIIQQENQRVQNIQDAQQAVTTFQQAIAPREAWLNNEQKERTARFQKALTDYQKSLQGKIEAWEKAEATGTKWIPLKPETMSATNKANLELQKDLSILAKGPNGKGDYQIVAHTNLKGISAVRLDVLTDDSLPRKGPGRSGDGNFVLNEFEVYAAPKSKPDQKTKLTLFNAQADFSQNTYDVKTAIDGQVKPQGNGWAVAPQTGKSHKASFDIQSQVAADAEGTILTFVLKQQFNSNTHSIGRFRLSVSNGTGPTTLDKHPKDILAILKKKSDKRNAAEKKKLLEYYSKADSQLQAKLKAVAESKKPRPTDPKLVELRNHLTAMQAVRPVDRKLTRLRNDVRLSAEQVKQNRLVAAQDLTWALINSPAFLFNH, translated from the coding sequence ATGTCCTTCGACAAGTTCCGTACATTTGCTTTCTACGCGTCCGTTTTCTGCGTTTTCTCCTGCTCCCACCTGTTTGCTGCGAATCCACCTGCAGCAAAAGGTAAGGTCAGTTTTTATCAGCAGGTTCGTCCCATACTTCAGGCCCAGTGTGTCGGCTGCCATCATCCGCGAAATCCGGAAGGGAGTTATGTCGTCACAGAATTTTCGCACTTACTCAAAGGGGGCGAAAGTGAAACGACGGCGATTGTTCCCGGCCAGCCTGACAAGAGTTATCTGGTCGAGCTGATTACGCCTGAAGGCAACGAAGCGGAAATGCCGAAAGCTAAAACACCGCTTTCACAAGATCAAATCACTTTGATTCGAACCTGGATTCAACAGGGGGCGATTGATGACTCTCCCCAGAAAATCGAATATCGCTTTAACAAAGAGAACCCACCGACCTACTCTGCCCCGCCGGTCATTACATCGTTGGCGTATTCTCCCGATGGAAAATTACTGGCAGTAGCCGGTTTCCATGAAGTGCTGCTCCACGCCGCCGAAGGCAACAAACTGGTAGGACGGTTGATTGGAAAATCGCAACGGATTGAATCGGTTCAGTTTTCACCCGATGGCAAATATCTGGCGGTATCTGGCGGAACACCGGCCGAACGTGGTGAGATCCAGATCTGGGATGTGGCTAAACAGACATTGAAGAAATCCATTCCCCTGACCTATGACACCCTATATGGAGCCAGTTGGTCACCCGATGGAAAACTGCTGGCCTTTGGCTGTGCCGACAATACGGTCCGCGCCATAGAAGTCGAAACCGGCAAAGAAGTCTTTTACCAGAACGCCCATTATGATTGGGTGCTGGATACGGTTTTCTCGACCGATGGGAGCCACATTATTTCAGTCAGCCGTGACCGGACCACGAAACTGGCCGAGCTGAAAACTCAGCGATTCATCGATAATATTACTTCAATTACCCCCAAAGCATTAACGGGGGGACTGGCGGCGATAGACCGGCATCCGACGCAAGATACGATTCTGGTCGGAGGCGCAGATGGTGTGCCCAAGCTCTATCAGGTCTTTCGTCAATCCAAGCGGGTGATCGGCGACGATGCGAATCTTGTACGCAGCTTTCCTGCCCTCAAAGGTCGTATTTTTGGTGTGGCTATTCACCCCCAAGGCAAGCAGTTGGTTGCTGTCAGTAGTTTAAATCACACCGGCGAATTGAAGGTGTTTTCGTTTGATATCGGAGAAAAGATTCCCGATGATCTGGTGAAGATTCTGAATAAACGTGTGGCTTCACGAAGTGCAGAAGAGAAAAAACAGGTCGCAGAAAGCCGGACCAAGTCGGTCAAGCTGGTGAGTGAAGTCAAAGTACCTGAGACGGGGCTGTATACGGTTTGTTATGATCCTAAAGGGGATGTCATTGCGACTGCAGGCCAGGATGGTCAGGTTCGACTGTATGAATCTCAAACAGGGAAATTGAAAACCGCATTTGTGCCCGTTCCTCTCCAAAAAGACCAGCCAGAATTGGTAGAGAAAAAAGGGGCGGCACCCAAGTCGAAGCTGGTGCTGGTTGATGTCAATCAGCAGAAGCTGCCGAAAGAGGAATTTTCCAATTCTGATCCGCTTGTGAAACTGGAAGTACAGCCTGCGACAGCGACCATCGCGAAAAAATATGACACGATCCAGTTTCTGGTAACAGGTCATACAAAATCCGGAGCCAAAACCGATCTCACTCGCCTGGTAAAGGTGGCACTCAATAAGCAAGACACGATCCATGTTTCTCCCACCGGTTTAGTGCGGGCACTACAGCCGGGAATCACTGACGTGAGCTTCAGTCTGCATGGGGTCAAGGCAACCGCCAAAATTACCGTAGCAGAGTTTCCTGCAGATTACAGTCCTGATTACTGGCGGGATGTCGCGCCGGCATTTACGAAAATGGGATGTAATTCCGGGCTATGTCATGGTGCCAACAAGGGGAAAGATGGATTCAAACTCTCCCTGCGAGGGACGGATGACCTGTTTGATTTACGGGCTTTCACAGATGACCTCAAGTCACGCCGCGTCAATCTGGCATCTCCTGAGCAAAGTCTTATTTTACTGAAAGCGATTGCCGAAGTACCGCACAAGGGAGGTCAGGTCGCACTTGCCGGCGATGCGCATTACCAGATTGTCTCTTCCTGGATCAAAGATGGGACACCATTGAACAAGGAGGCGCCGCGCGTCGCCAGCATCAAAATTACTCCCGAAAATCCCGTTGTTCCTCGAGCCGGATTGCTGCAGCAGTTTCGTGTGCTAGCCACCTATGATAATGGTGAAGTCCGCGATGTGACTTCCGACTCATTTATTGATTGCAGCAATATCGAGATCGCCAAAATGTATCATGGCGGTATCGCAGAAGTCCTCAGACGTGGTGAAGCACCACTGCTTGCCCGATATCAGGGTAAGTATGCTGCGACCACCGTGACAGTGATGGGGGATCGTTCCGAGTTTGCCTGGAAGCAGCTTCCCGTTCATAATTACATTGACAAACTGGTTGATCAGAAACTCAAGAAAACCAAAACACTGCCTTCTGGCTTATGTACCGATGCCGAATTCATTCGCCGGGTTTACATTGATTTGACCGGCCTGCCTCCCACGATTGACGATGTCAAAGCATTCTTGGCTGACAAGCGGGAGTCAAAAATCAAGCGGAACGAATTGATTGATCGCCTGCTGGGCAGCAAGGAATTTGTCGAACATTGGACCAATAAATGGGCAGACCTGTTGCAGGTCAATCGCAAATATCTGGGAACCGAAGGCTCAAAACTCTTCCGAGACTGGATTCGCAAATCGGTGGCAGAAAATGTGCCTTACGACCAGTTTGCTTACCAGATTCTTTCCGCCAGTGGTTCCAATAAAGAAGTTCCCGCTGCATCGTATTTCAAGATCCATCGAACCCCTGAAGATACGATGGAAAACACGACGCACCTGTTCCTGTCGATTCGTTTCAATTGTAACAAGTGCCATGACCATCCCTTCGAACGGTGGACCCAGGATCAATATTATGAGACCTCGGCTTTCTTTGCACAATTCGATTTAAAGAATGCACCAGAGAGTAAGGGACGTACGATTGGTGGAACTGCCGTTGAAGGTCGGAAGCCTTTGTTTGAAGTCGTCTTCGACAAAAAAGAAGGCGAAATGATTCATGAGCGAACCGGGGCAAAAGCACCACCCAAGTTCCCCTACCCTGCCGAATTCAAGGCAGAGCAGAAAGATTTGTCGCGACGTGAAACACTGGCACGCTGGATTACCTCCCGCGACAACCAGTATTTCGCGAAAGCGTATGCAAACCGGGTTTGGGGATATCTGACCGGAACTGGTTTGATTGAACCCATTGATGACATTCGCGCCGGCAATCCTCCTTCGAATCCGGAGTTGCTGGAACGCTTGACGGCCGACTTCCTGTCGCATGATTTTGATATCCGCCACTTAATGCGGGTGATCTGTCAGTCGCGGACGTATCAGCTTTCCATTGAATCCAACAAGTGGAATGAAGACGATACGATTAACTACTCACACGCGAAGGCGCGTCGCCTGCCTGCCGAAGTATTGTATGACTCACTGTGCCGGGTGACGGGATCGTTGTCGAATATTCCCGGCGTTCCCGCGGGAACCCGTGCTGCGGAATTGCCTGATGTCGGCTTTAAATTGAAAAGCGATTTCCTGGCTAAGTTTGGTCGTGCTCAACGGGAGAGTCCATGTGAGTGTGAACGCTCGTCTGGTGTCCAGTTAGGGCCGGTAATGGCTTTGATCAGCGGTCCCACGGTGGGCAATGCCATCAGTGACCCGAATAATGCATTGAACAAGCTGGTGCAGGAAGAAAAAGATGATGTCGCTTTAATAGATTCCATTTTCCTGCGAGTGCTCAACCGTCCGGCTACTGAAGAAGAGAAGCAGGCGGGCATCAAACTGATTCAACAGCAAATTCAGAGCGAGCATCAGGCGTTAACCAAACGTCTGGCGGCTTACGAAAAGGGTTTGCCTGCGAACATCATTCAACAGGAAAATCAACGCGTCCAAAATATTCAGGATGCACAGCAGGCGGTGACCACATTCCAGCAGGCAATCGCCCCGCGTGAAGCCTGGTTAAACAACGAACAGAAAGAACGTACCGCCAGATTTCAGAAAGCATTGACGGACTATCAGAAATCGTTGCAAGGCAAAATTGAAGCTTGGGAAAAAGCAGAAGCCACAGGCACTAAGTGGATTCCACTCAAGCCGGAGACGATGTCTGCGACGAATAAGGCGAATTTAGAACTGCAGAAGGATCTGTCAATCCTGGCAAAGGGACCAAATGGCAAAGGCGATTACCAGATTGTGGCTCATACCAATCTGAAAGGAATTTCCGCTGTCCGTCTGGATGTTCTGACTGATGACTCCCTGCCGCGAAAAGGCCCGGGGCGATCTGGGGACGGTAACTTTGTATTGAATGAATTCGAAGTTTATGCTGCTCCGAAATCAAAACCGGACCAGAAGACCAAGTTAACACTGTTCAATGCCCAGGCTGATTTTAGTCAGAATACCTATGATGTGAAAACCGCCATTGATGGTCAGGTTAAACCTCAAGGGAATGGCTGGGCTGTGGCACCACAAACTGGGAAGTCTCATAAAGCGAGCTTCGATATTCAGTCGCAGGTTGCCGCTGATGCAGAAGGCACGATTCTGACATTCGTGCTCAAACAGCAGTTCAACAGTAATACACATTCGATTGGCCGGTTCCGGCTTTCCGTGTCGAATGGGACAGGACCGACTACGCTGGACAAGCATCCGAAGGACATTTTGGCGATCCTGAAGAAGAAATCGGATAAGCGAAATGCGGCTGAGAAAAAGAAACTGCTCGAATACTATAGCAAAGCCGATAGTCAATTACAGGCAAAGCTGAAAGCAGTTGCTGAGAGTAAAAAGCCACGTCCGACCGATCCGAAACTGGTGGAATTGCGAAATCATCTGACAGCGATGCAGGCAGTCCGCCCTGTCGATCGGAAATTGACGCGCTTGCGAAATGATGTTCGGCTCAGTGCCGAGCAGGTGAAACAGAATCGACTAGTTGCTGCTCAGGACTTGACTTGGGCGTTAATCAACAGCCCTGCGTTTCTGTTTAATCATTAA
- a CDS encoding DUF1501 domain-containing protein, producing the protein MLIIPGQPGKEVCESRSQISRRDLLRVGGSSMMGMGLGSMLQLQEAAANKNEGGGPGWAKAKSVILIFLQGGPSHIDLWDPKENVPDNVKSVFNPISTKLPGVQFTELLPNLAQNNDKFTMIRSMSYTPKGLFNHTAAIYQMLTGYTTDKVSPSGQLEPPSPKDFPNFGSNIIRLQPPNVSMLPFVMLPRPLQESNVVGKAGTAGFLGRAYDPYYLYPPGDDMDMNKMDKISVDDLKLRPDVYTSRLQRRASLRDTINKGMPQLNKAVEDYKLDKYYSRALDLVISGRARDAFALDQESDAMRDKYGRNTFGQSLLLARRLVEAGTRVVEVVWPKVANSNNHSWDVHTGLTNRLKNQSAPMFDQGLASLISDLYDRGTLDETLVVAVGEFGRSPQRGVSTSGNSNSDDGRDHWPYCYTSLMAGAGIKRGYVHGESDKTGSSPRKDPVHPRELLATIYHSFGINPETIVYNHLNQPRELVKAQAVTKLMG; encoded by the coding sequence ATGCTAATCATTCCAGGTCAACCCGGCAAGGAAGTGTGTGAGTCTCGCAGTCAAATATCAAGACGCGATCTATTGAGGGTCGGTGGTTCCAGCATGATGGGAATGGGGCTCGGCTCAATGCTGCAGCTTCAGGAAGCGGCTGCCAACAAAAACGAGGGAGGCGGCCCCGGCTGGGCCAAAGCCAAGAGCGTGATTCTGATCTTCCTGCAAGGCGGCCCCAGTCATATCGATTTATGGGACCCGAAGGAAAATGTGCCTGATAACGTGAAGAGCGTGTTCAATCCGATTTCCACAAAGCTGCCGGGAGTCCAGTTCACGGAGCTGTTACCGAACTTAGCGCAGAACAACGATAAGTTTACGATGATTCGTTCGATGAGCTACACTCCCAAAGGGCTCTTCAACCACACAGCTGCAATTTACCAGATGCTTACCGGTTATACGACCGACAAAGTGAGTCCGTCCGGTCAGTTGGAACCACCCAGTCCCAAGGACTTTCCAAACTTTGGTTCAAACATCATTCGGCTGCAGCCTCCCAATGTTTCGATGCTGCCGTTCGTGATGCTGCCCCGCCCGCTTCAGGAAAGTAATGTTGTGGGGAAAGCGGGAACCGCTGGATTCCTGGGACGTGCCTATGATCCTTATTATCTGTATCCACCCGGAGACGATATGGATATGAATAAAATGGACAAGATCAGTGTAGACGATCTCAAGTTGCGTCCTGATGTTTACACATCGCGATTACAGCGACGCGCCAGTCTGCGCGATACGATCAACAAAGGCATGCCTCAGTTGAATAAAGCGGTTGAGGATTATAAACTCGACAAATATTATTCGCGTGCCCTGGACCTGGTGATTTCCGGACGAGCCCGTGATGCGTTTGCCCTCGATCAGGAATCGGATGCGATGCGAGACAAATATGGCCGGAATACCTTTGGTCAAAGTCTGCTGCTCGCCCGCCGCCTGGTGGAAGCGGGGACTCGTGTGGTTGAAGTCGTCTGGCCGAAAGTCGCCAACTCAAATAACCATTCCTGGGACGTGCACACCGGTCTCACAAATCGTCTGAAAAATCAGTCGGCTCCCATGTTCGATCAGGGTCTCGCCAGCTTGATTTCCGATCTGTACGATCGGGGTACACTCGATGAAACACTCGTGGTCGCCGTCGGTGAGTTTGGTAGAAGCCCGCAACGGGGGGTGAGTACTTCGGGGAACTCCAATAGTGATGACGGACGTGATCACTGGCCTTACTGCTACACCTCACTGATGGCAGGAGCGGGCATCAAGCGAGGTTACGTGCATGGGGAATCTGACAAAACAGGTTCCAGCCCCCGCAAAGATCCGGTTCACCCGCGTGAATTGCTGGCGACGATTTACCATTCGTTCGGCATCAACCCGGAAACGATTGTGTATAATCACCTGAACCAGCCCCGTGAATTGGTCAAAGCTCAGGCGGTAACCAAGCTGATGGGTTAA
- a CDS encoding DNA alkylation repair protein, giving the protein MAKLLKDHFDRNYLSRLADEIQKHEPSFPKRKMLSFVFDAEWEQRELKQRMRHISYAMREFLPVDYETALKVLMQAAPQFGGFEAMFFPDFVEVFGLDEWDLSLPALEHFTEYSSSEFAVRPFILQDQKRMMRQMKRWAASKNHHVRRLASEGSRPRLPWAMALPEFKKDPAPTLPLLEKLKADPSEYVRRSVANHLNDISKDHPELVVDIAQKWIKGSPETQWIVKHACRTLLKQGKPEVLALFGYQAPVDICVQNFEMTPAGVAWGKEIQFKFDLVSDASELGLLRVEYAIDFVRQKGASSRKVFKLSEGPVSQSSRSYSRRHSFKPISTRKYYPGWHQIAIIVNGQEMVDGQFELQD; this is encoded by the coding sequence ATGGCCAAATTGCTCAAAGATCATTTTGATCGCAATTATCTTTCTCGACTTGCAGACGAGATTCAAAAACACGAACCGTCGTTTCCCAAACGGAAAATGTTGTCGTTTGTGTTTGATGCGGAATGGGAGCAAAGAGAACTCAAGCAGCGGATGCGACACATTTCCTATGCGATGCGCGAATTTTTACCGGTAGATTATGAGACGGCCCTTAAGGTATTAATGCAGGCGGCACCTCAGTTTGGTGGTTTTGAAGCGATGTTCTTTCCCGACTTTGTCGAAGTATTTGGACTGGATGAATGGGATTTGTCTTTGCCGGCTCTGGAACATTTTACGGAATATTCCAGTAGCGAATTTGCGGTGAGACCTTTCATTCTACAGGATCAGAAGCGAATGATGCGACAGATGAAACGCTGGGCTGCGTCGAAGAATCATCATGTACGCCGATTGGCTTCTGAGGGAAGCCGTCCCCGATTACCCTGGGCAATGGCTTTGCCGGAATTCAAAAAAGATCCCGCGCCCACCCTGCCCCTGCTTGAGAAGCTGAAAGCGGATCCGAGTGAATATGTCCGGCGGAGTGTGGCGAATCATTTGAATGATATTTCCAAAGATCATCCGGAGCTGGTCGTTGATATCGCACAGAAATGGATCAAGGGAAGCCCCGAAACGCAGTGGATCGTCAAACATGCCTGTCGCACACTGTTAAAGCAGGGGAAACCCGAGGTCCTGGCATTGTTTGGTTATCAGGCACCAGTTGATATTTGTGTGCAGAACTTTGAAATGACGCCAGCCGGTGTGGCATGGGGCAAAGAAATCCAGTTTAAATTTGACCTGGTTTCCGATGCGAGTGAGTTGGGACTGCTGCGCGTCGAATATGCGATTGATTTTGTCCGACAGAAAGGCGCTTCTTCTCGAAAAGTCTTCAAACTTTCAGAAGGTCCTGTTTCCCAAAGTTCCCGTTCTTATTCCCGGCGTCATTCGTTTAAGCCCATTAGCACGCGAAAGTATTATCCGGGTTGGCACCAGATTGCAATTATTGTGAATGGGCAGGAAATGGTCGACGGTCAATTTGAGTTACAGGATTAA